The Zestosphaera sp. genome has a window encoding:
- a CDS encoding HAD family phosphatase, whose translation MIRGVVFDLDGTLVDTVDLHVLTWVEACRELGVEVSEAYVRGLVGLSAEDIAKSLVSDFNKALRLAKLKRKIYLARVNEVKLFPEVPEVLEELKYVYGLRLAVASSTNLETIVAVLKAKNIMDFFDSFVGSDIVSRGKPEPDMFIEALNRIDVRPHESFIVGDTEYDIIPANLIGAISVLICRSECRSSTVKPRHIIKDLRELIDLVKEHK comes from the coding sequence ATGATAAGAGGAGTTGTCTTTGATTTAGACGGCACGTTGGTTGATACAGTAGACCTGCATGTTTTGACTTGGGTTGAGGCATGTCGTGAGTTAGGTGTAGAAGTAAGTGAAGCTTACGTTAGGGGATTAGTAGGTCTCTCAGCTGAGGATATTGCTAAGAGTTTAGTGAGCGACTTTAACAAAGCGTTAAGATTAGCTAAACTCAAGAGGAAAATCTACCTAGCTAGAGTAAATGAGGTAAAACTTTTTCCTGAAGTTCCTGAGGTTCTAGAAGAACTAAAATATGTTTACGGGTTGAGATTAGCAGTGGCTTCCTCAACTAATTTAGAAACTATAGTAGCGGTACTTAAGGCAAAAAACATCATGGATTTCTTTGATTCATTCGTGGGTAGCGACATAGTTAGTAGGGGCAAACCAGAACCAGATATGTTTATAGAAGCGCTTAACAGGATCGATGTGAGACCTCATGAATCCTTTATTGTAGGTGATACGGAGTATGATATCATACCTGCTAATTTGATAGGCGCTATCTCAGTACTTATATGCAGGAGTGAATGCAGAAGCTCAACTGTTAAACCGCGGCACATAATTAAAGATTTGAGGGAATTAATAGATCTCGTCAAAGAACACAAGTGA
- a CDS encoding TIGR00296 family protein, with translation MCSSYVDPEDLTLEEGTFLVRLARRAVENYIIRNVVIELPEDTPQKLRGMGASFVTLLKISGAESHELRGCIGYVKPVEPLALNVIHAAIAAATEDPRFPPLEPRELTEVIFEVSVLSKMIEISRNPKKRPSEFLIGRDGLMVEYGFYSGLLLPEVPVEYCWDNETFLAETCFKAGLSPDCWLNERVKVFRFSARTFKEVRPGGDVIIRDFIKEYSTNCGQSVVKLR, from the coding sequence ATGTGTAGTTCATACGTTGACCCAGAAGACCTAACACTAGAAGAAGGAACTTTCTTAGTAAGGCTTGCTAGGAGAGCTGTTGAGAACTACATCATTAGAAACGTAGTTATTGAGTTGCCTGAAGACACCCCTCAAAAATTGAGGGGTATGGGCGCATCATTCGTAACGTTACTTAAGATTAGCGGGGCTGAATCACATGAGTTGAGGGGATGCATAGGCTACGTAAAACCTGTCGAGCCTCTGGCACTGAACGTGATTCACGCAGCTATTGCAGCTGCTACAGAAGACCCTAGATTCCCACCTCTAGAACCTAGAGAATTAACAGAAGTAATTTTTGAAGTCTCCGTGCTTTCTAAGATGATAGAGATTTCAAGAAACCCTAAGAAAAGACCGAGTGAGTTTTTAATAGGTAGAGACGGCTTAATGGTGGAGTACGGCTTTTACAGTGGTCTGCTACTTCCTGAAGTTCCCGTAGAGTATTGCTGGGATAACGAGACATTCTTAGCTGAAACTTGTTTTAAGGCTGGGTTAAGCCCTGATTGCTGGCTAAACGAGAGAGTTAAAGTTTTCAGGTTTAGTGCGAGGACCTTTAAGGAGGTAAGGCCTGGCGGGGACGTAATTATTAGGGATTTCATTAAAGAATACTCGACTAATTGTGGACAAAGCGTTGTGAAGCTTCGGTGA
- the thyX gene encoding FAD-dependent thymidylate synthase: MRVKLIAWTGGYLEDLRRLIVLAVKTSAGKLGLKEAEYYLKEYKEENVGKHVMESFKYPSVLEHVVFTFLIEGISRVASHQLVRHRIASYTQESQRYSAVERDYVVPASVIKAGFEEEFRKLMEEAYRLYDEMISAGVPYEDARYVVPQAVTTRLLMTVNLRELIHIACLRLSPHAQWELRELVRLMIEEAKKVVPELPYLLQNMCEEP; this comes from the coding sequence TTGCGCGTTAAGTTGATCGCGTGGACTGGAGGGTATTTAGAAGATCTGAGGAGACTCATAGTGTTGGCAGTAAAGACTTCAGCTGGTAAGTTAGGGCTGAAGGAGGCTGAGTATTACTTGAAGGAGTACAAAGAAGAAAACGTAGGAAAGCACGTTATGGAGTCATTTAAGTACCCTTCAGTTTTGGAACACGTTGTTTTCACTTTCCTTATCGAGGGAATTTCTAGAGTAGCTTCTCATCAGTTAGTTAGACACAGAATAGCATCGTACACTCAGGAAAGCCAGAGATACTCAGCTGTTGAGAGAGATTACGTTGTTCCGGCTTCCGTAATTAAGGCGGGTTTTGAGGAGGAGTTTAGGAAGCTTATGGAGGAGGCCTACAGACTCTATGACGAAATGATTAGTGCTGGCGTACCTTATGAGGACGCCAGATATGTGGTGCCTCAAGCTGTTACGACGAGGTTACTAATGACTGTTAACTTGAGAGAACTTATACACATAGCTTGTCTGAGACTCTCACCACACGCTCAATGGGAATTAAGAGAGTTGGTTAGGTTAATGATTGAAGAGGCTAAGAAAGTTGTGCCTGAATTGCCTTATCTTTTGCAGAACATGTGTGAAGAGCCTTAA
- the udg gene encoding type-4 uracil-DNA glycosylase yields MDKNAVWSKLVLEISGCRKCRLAESRTKTVPGEGSLNARVMFVGEAPGRNEDEAGRPFVGAAGKLLNELLQSNNLRREEVFITNVVKCRPPENRDPLEDEILSCSHFTNSIIQLIQPSIIVTLGNHAGRYVIETLGGTKWYGVSKMRGNVYKATLFGRETLVIPTYHPAAALYNPAPRKALEEDFKLVAAKYRELTQGETRIKERRKTLLDFIR; encoded by the coding sequence TTGGATAAGAATGCTGTGTGGTCTAAGTTAGTTTTAGAGATTTCTGGCTGTAGGAAGTGTAGACTAGCGGAGAGCAGGACTAAGACTGTTCCTGGAGAGGGCTCTCTAAATGCTAGAGTAATGTTTGTAGGTGAAGCTCCCGGAAGAAATGAAGATGAAGCAGGAAGACCATTTGTTGGTGCTGCGGGGAAGCTCCTTAATGAGCTCTTACAGAGCAATAATTTGAGGAGAGAAGAAGTTTTCATAACTAACGTCGTAAAATGCAGGCCCCCCGAGAATAGAGACCCCCTAGAAGACGAGATACTTAGCTGCTCACATTTCACGAACTCAATAATTCAGCTGATTCAACCGAGTATCATAGTCACTCTAGGCAATCACGCGGGCAGGTACGTCATCGAGACCTTGGGCGGGACTAAGTGGTATGGGGTCTCTAAGATGAGGGGTAACGTATATAAAGCCACCCTATTCGGGAGAGAGACTCTAGTTATACCGACGTACCACCCGGCAGCAGCTCTCTACAACCCTGCCCCTAGGAAAGCTCTTGAAGAAGATTTTAAGCTAGTAGCCGCAAAGTACAGGGAGTTAACGCAGGGTGAGACAAGAATTAAAGAACGTAGAAAAACTCTCTTAGACTTCATAAGGTGA
- the pstS gene encoding phosphate ABC transporter substrate-binding protein PstS — translation MSNSTRAINKILVLLIIALVASAISVLIYLQALNLLQTGTTATSPTTTPSWGSVTISGAGASFLAPQMIEWSRILAETKGLRVEYQSVGSGAGRDMFFNKVVHFAGSDPPLSRKLYEQYSGKVLQLPVVVGSVAITYNIPEIPDNKSICLSSHVIALIYKGDITYWDDERILNLNPDLREVLPHKEIVAVHRSDSSGTTAVFTTYLNKASPEIWVSELVGFSIDWPVDATGRGVGGKGNEGVTQVVKTTPYSIGYVELSYAVTQRLRVAAVRNSEGVCVKPTSQTVLNAVRSSATRLPQSPLDDWSDVLLQMLNPPGEDSYPIVSFSYIFVYKAYPDKVVVEALREFIRWINTEGQEHMVPGYLPIPEEVRSINLKALDLLSVGES, via the coding sequence ATGAGTAATAGTACTAGAGCAATTAACAAGATTCTCGTCTTATTGATAATAGCTTTAGTAGCTTCGGCGATCTCGGTGCTCATTTACCTCCAAGCACTTAATCTCTTGCAGACAGGCACTACCGCTACAAGCCCGACTACGACTCCTTCTTGGGGTAGCGTTACTATCTCAGGTGCTGGTGCTTCCTTCCTGGCACCTCAGATGATTGAGTGGTCGCGAATTCTCGCCGAGACTAAAGGTCTGAGAGTAGAGTACCAAAGTGTTGGTAGCGGTGCTGGCAGAGATATGTTCTTCAATAAGGTTGTTCATTTTGCTGGAAGCGACCCACCTCTCTCTAGGAAGCTGTATGAGCAGTACTCAGGAAAAGTTCTGCAACTGCCTGTAGTAGTAGGTTCTGTCGCGATCACGTACAACATCCCTGAGATACCTGATAACAAGAGTATTTGTTTGAGTAGTCACGTTATAGCTTTGATCTATAAGGGTGATATAACGTACTGGGATGACGAGAGGATCTTGAATCTCAATCCAGACTTGAGGGAGGTATTACCTCATAAAGAGATAGTAGCTGTTCACAGATCTGATTCTAGCGGCACTACGGCAGTATTCACTACATACTTAAACAAGGCATCACCAGAGATATGGGTTAGTGAGTTAGTTGGGTTTTCTATTGATTGGCCTGTTGACGCTACAGGTAGAGGCGTTGGAGGGAAAGGGAATGAGGGAGTGACGCAGGTAGTTAAGACAACACCGTATTCAATAGGCTATGTTGAGTTAAGCTATGCCGTAACGCAGAGGCTACGCGTAGCTGCAGTAAGGAACTCGGAGGGAGTGTGCGTCAAGCCAACAAGTCAAACAGTACTCAACGCTGTGAGGAGTTCCGCGACGCGCCTGCCTCAGTCACCATTAGACGACTGGAGTGACGTATTGTTGCAAATGCTTAATCCGCCCGGAGAAGACTCGTACCCGATAGTGTCGTTCTCGTATATATTCGTTTACAAGGCTTACCCTGATAAGGTGGTTGTAGAAGCCTTGAGGGAATTTATTAGGTGGATCAATACTGAAGGACAAGAACATATGGTGCCTGGCTATCTACCAATACCTGAAGAAGTTAGAAGTATAAATCTGAAAGCCCTAGATTTACTCTCAGTAGGCGAGTCTTAA
- the dph5 gene encoding diphthine synthase: MRGKLILVGAGLSVDLITLRGVKRILEADIVYVDSYTSITLGDLRSFLTTQTGKEAVFLSRKDIEEKYFETIIKPALEGLKVVLVVPGNPLDATTHVALLSEASRRGIDFEVVPAPGIIPNALTMSGLMIYKMGKVVTLTYPKSGIISEYPYDVIKDNDLRNLHTPLLTEIDIEKGVKMQVREAIEILLQLESMRREGVLSESRKAVAVSGLSGSEQRICFGTLKDLTELPDHEGPHTLVITSPKMHFLEEEVAQIISRKYCQLT, encoded by the coding sequence ATGAGGGGAAAGCTCATTCTCGTTGGTGCAGGGCTCTCAGTAGACTTAATTACTTTAAGAGGTGTTAAAAGAATCTTAGAAGCTGATATAGTCTACGTAGATTCTTATACTAGCATTACTTTAGGTGATTTAAGGAGCTTCTTAACGACTCAAACAGGAAAAGAAGCAGTATTTCTGAGTCGTAAAGATATTGAAGAAAAGTATTTTGAGACTATAATAAAGCCTGCTCTAGAAGGTCTTAAGGTAGTCTTAGTAGTTCCCGGGAATCCCCTAGACGCTACTACTCACGTAGCTCTCTTGAGCGAAGCTAGTAGAAGAGGGATAGATTTTGAGGTAGTGCCTGCGCCAGGTATAATACCTAACGCACTAACTATGTCGGGTCTTATGATATACAAGATGGGCAAGGTCGTGACCTTAACTTACCCTAAGTCGGGCATCATATCTGAGTATCCGTATGACGTCATAAAAGATAACGACTTAAGAAATCTCCACACACCGCTTCTCACAGAAATAGATATTGAGAAAGGAGTCAAAATGCAGGTGAGGGAAGCTATAGAGATACTCTTACAACTAGAGAGTATGAGAAGAGAGGGAGTCTTGAGCGAGTCTAGGAAAGCCGTTGCCGTATCAGGTCTTAGCGGGAGTGAGCAGAGGATATGTTTCGGAACTCTTAAAGATCTTACGGAACTCCCCGACCACGAAGGTCCCCACACTTTAGTAATAACATCACCTAAGATGCATTTTCTGGAAGAAGAAGTCGCTCAAATAATCTCTAGAAAGTACTGTCAACTAACTTAG
- a CDS encoding 50S ribosomal protein L35ae, whose product MSSKVRMLLGTGVVLGYRFSNREQNPNQVFIKILSTILKSPHNLVGAKVLVKDRHGNVYHGRVIRVHGSGKNKVVIARFNNNLPGQVIGSSVDIFRLRSS is encoded by the coding sequence ATGTCTTCAAAGGTCCGGATGTTGTTAGGGACTGGCGTAGTACTGGGTTACAGATTCAGTAATAGAGAACAGAACCCTAATCAAGTATTCATAAAGATTCTTTCAACGATACTTAAGAGCCCACATAATTTAGTGGGTGCTAAGGTGTTAGTGAAAGACAGACATGGAAATGTGTATCATGGTAGGGTAATCAGGGTTCACGGGAGCGGAAAGAACAAGGTAGTTATAGCTAGGTTTAACAACAACTTACCCGGACAAGTAATAGGTTCTAGTGTAGATATATTCAGACTTAGAAGCTCTTGA
- a CDS encoding phosphate ABC transporter ATP-binding protein: MSAYAVEIKNLKVSIKGVEILRSIDMKIRKNTISVIMGPSGSGKSTLLRTLNRLTDFMDGIRVEGSVFVLGRDIFTVDPYELRRKVVLVSQEPNPFPHMTIYDNVALPARLNGIARSKQELNEIVKWALEKVMLWDEVKNRLRDYPHTLSGGQRQRLCLARALAAKPEILLLDEPTANIDPSNTFKIEESLRELKEDLTIVMVTHMPHQAARVADHVALLYGGVIVEEGPAKEVFMNPRSEITNNFLRGVI; encoded by the coding sequence ATGAGCGCTTATGCTGTAGAGATAAAAAACCTTAAGGTAAGCATTAAGGGCGTTGAGATATTGCGCAGTATAGACATGAAAATACGTAAGAACACCATCTCAGTGATTATGGGGCCTAGCGGTTCAGGCAAGTCAACCCTACTGAGAACTCTGAATAGGTTGACTGACTTCATGGACGGCATTCGAGTAGAGGGCTCGGTGTTCGTGTTAGGACGCGACATCTTCACAGTAGACCCCTACGAACTAAGAAGGAAAGTAGTGCTGGTTTCTCAAGAGCCTAACCCGTTCCCGCACATGACCATATACGACAACGTAGCTCTCCCAGCCAGACTCAACGGCATCGCTAGAAGTAAGCAAGAACTTAATGAGATAGTTAAGTGGGCTTTAGAGAAGGTCATGTTATGGGATGAGGTAAAGAACAGACTTAGAGATTACCCGCACACGCTGAGCGGTGGCCAAAGACAGAGGCTCTGCTTAGCTAGAGCTCTAGCCGCTAAACCTGAAATACTTTTACTTGATGAGCCGACAGCAAACATAGACCCCTCTAACACGTTTAAGATTGAGGAATCGCTGAGGGAACTAAAGGAAGACTTAACGATAGTCATGGTGACGCACATGCCTCATCAAGCTGCGAGAGTAGCTGATCATGTAGCCCTCCTTTACGGGGGCGTAATAGTTGAGGAGGGTCCCGCCAAGGAAGTCTTCATGAATCCAAGAAGCGAGATAACGAATAATTTCTTGAGGGGTGTTATATAG
- the dcd gene encoding dCTP deaminase: MILSDFDLTWYLKSGRLVIEPYDEEIVRENGIDLRIGGEVARLKPLNKVFDTRNVGDEQVSEFYEILSGDEFVIYPNEKILLTTLEYVRLPNDIMGFVELRSSFARLGLSIPPTIIDAGFEGNVTLEVHGSVFPVKLYRGQRFAHVIFSKTLNPVLRPYRGRYQGQRGVTLPKF; the protein is encoded by the coding sequence ATGATACTCTCAGATTTTGACCTGACCTGGTATCTTAAGTCAGGCAGGCTGGTGATTGAGCCCTACGATGAAGAGATAGTTAGAGAAAATGGTATAGACTTAAGGATCGGTGGTGAAGTAGCTAGGCTGAAACCTCTGAACAAGGTTTTTGATACTAGGAATGTAGGTGATGAGCAAGTAAGTGAGTTTTATGAAATCTTAAGCGGGGACGAATTCGTGATTTATCCGAATGAGAAGATTCTCTTAACTACGCTAGAATACGTTAGATTACCTAATGACATAATGGGCTTTGTTGAACTCAGGTCTTCGTTCGCTAGGCTAGGACTCTCAATACCTCCAACGATAATAGACGCGGGTTTTGAAGGAAACGTGACTTTAGAAGTTCACGGTTCTGTCTTTCCAGTCAAGTTGTATAGAGGTCAGAGATTCGCACACGTGATATTCTCAAAAACTCTCAACCCGGTCTTAAGACCTTATCGAGGCAGGTACCAAGGTCAGAGAGGAGTTACTCTACCTAAATTCTAA
- a CDS encoding phosphate uptake regulator PhoU, with translation MSNSRSKDLLGLENRLRDVYVISMRVFANTVSLANVKDDATRNELGLKIEEDVALLDILKREVSEIILAYTIRYQPLGKDFRKIHTFLDVLYDVYRVGRYCREIMLVDKHVKKLSDESLRELRDPLKLAREAYENAYQALFNECKKCLERVQEIDDIIDELYMSYLREIGGKETLPNSAVAKALILRHIERIVDHAVNIASYRFSYS, from the coding sequence GTGAGTAATTCGCGCTCGAAAGACCTACTAGGATTAGAAAATAGGTTGAGAGACGTGTACGTGATATCTATGAGAGTATTTGCTAACACAGTGAGCTTAGCGAACGTTAAAGATGACGCGACTCGTAATGAACTCGGTCTGAAGATAGAGGAAGACGTAGCTTTGCTAGACATACTAAAAAGAGAAGTCTCAGAAATTATACTCGCCTACACTATCAGGTACCAACCACTAGGTAAAGACTTTAGAAAGATCCACACATTTCTAGACGTACTGTATGACGTGTACAGGGTGGGTAGGTACTGTAGGGAGATAATGCTAGTTGATAAACACGTGAAGAAGTTGAGCGACGAGTCTCTGAGAGAGTTAAGAGACCCGTTAAAACTAGCTCGCGAAGCGTACGAGAACGCCTACCAAGCACTATTTAACGAGTGCAAGAAGTGTTTAGAACGTGTTCAAGAGATAGATGACATAATAGATGAACTATACATGAGCTACCTTCGAGAAATAGGGGGTAAAGAGACTCTACCTAACTCTGCAGTAGCTAAAGCCCTAATACTAAGACATATTGAGAGAATAGTTGACCACGCAGTCAATATTGCTTCTTACCGGTTCTCATACTCTTAG
- a CDS encoding YkgJ family cysteine cluster protein: protein MGRLSERFAFVNFGSVCSDCRINCCKRFYAVLLPEEEKDFENSSFSIDTELGSVRAIGSRNGLSCPYLDDTGMCSIYVRRPLDCRLWPVILYYDFKTGEKVIYLDLDCPAVASGKLPSDLIKNVIEELKKLSLDIEWLKKYTLAPWPNHLIEVARIK, encoded by the coding sequence ATGGGCAGGCTGTCCGAAAGATTTGCTTTCGTGAATTTCGGCTCCGTGTGTTCTGACTGCAGAATTAATTGCTGTAAACGTTTTTACGCGGTCCTCCTTCCCGAAGAAGAAAAAGATTTTGAGAACAGTAGCTTCTCAATTGATACTGAGCTCGGAAGCGTAAGAGCTATAGGTTCAAGAAACGGTTTATCGTGCCCATACTTAGACGACACCGGCATGTGTTCAATATATGTTAGGAGACCTCTTGATTGCAGGTTATGGCCAGTGATCTTGTATTATGATTTCAAGACGGGTGAAAAAGTAATCTACCTAGACTTAGACTGTCCTGCTGTAGCTTCCGGGAAGTTACCTAGTGATTTAATTAAAAATGTTATTGAAGAATTAAAGAAGCTGAGCCTAGATATAGAGTGGCTTAAGAAGTACACTCTAGCTCCCTGGCCTAATCATTTAATAGAGGTAGCTAGGATCAAATAA
- a CDS encoding Mut7-C RNAse domain-containing protein, with translation MRFVADTMLGNLARWLRILGYDTLYSSSFEDWRLLRIAEEEERILLTRDESLFRRAKTRGLSAVLITSDDIAEMLAYVATKTGIELSFNPSRTRCPECNTLLMKISRAEALSLLENNVATKYEDFWRCGRCGKIYWQGNHWKTISLILEKASKLIKL, from the coding sequence ATGAGATTCGTTGCGGACACTATGTTAGGGAACCTAGCTCGTTGGCTGAGGATACTCGGTTATGATACTCTCTACTCTAGCTCTTTCGAGGACTGGAGACTCCTGCGTATCGCGGAAGAAGAAGAGAGAATCCTTCTCACTAGAGACGAATCACTTTTCAGGAGAGCTAAAACAAGAGGCTTAAGCGCTGTTCTAATTACGTCTGACGATATTGCTGAGATGCTCGCGTATGTAGCTACTAAGACCGGCATAGAACTTTCTTTTAATCCTTCAAGGACTAGATGTCCTGAGTGTAACACGTTGTTAATGAAGATAAGTAGGGCTGAAGCACTCTCCCTGCTAGAAAATAACGTAGCCACTAAATACGAAGATTTCTGGAGATGCGGAAGATGCGGTAAGATTTACTGGCAAGGCAATCACTGGAAAACTATTAGCTTAATACTTGAGAAAGCAAGCAAATTAATAAAACTTTAA
- a CDS encoding ABC transporter permease subunit codes for MSRRQALRKYKSYLMQLLMIFISITAVTPLFSIFYTAVSRGGRTLLEAGLSFITDLPPTPLSTRVGGIAPALVGSFLATLLAIVISVPVAFFIAFLVTEFPNTIFSKSSEVFIRSFSGIPSIIVSMFVYSAVVVRMGTQSLLAGSIALSIVTLPYAYVYLTSALRSVPETIREAAMSLGMNRLKALRYVYVGVSRRYILTGILVSYVRAFGDTAPLLFTIGFLMNSVFAGLLQPSNALPILIFVYALSPYEIFHKVAWGATLLLIIIYLVLFLVSRSLLRGVKL; via the coding sequence ATGTCTAGAAGACAAGCTTTAAGAAAATATAAGAGCTACTTAATGCAACTCCTAATGATTTTTATTTCAATTACCGCAGTAACCCCGCTATTCTCGATATTTTACACAGCTGTGAGTAGAGGGGGTAGAACACTACTTGAAGCTGGATTAAGCTTCATTACTGACTTGCCCCCGACACCACTGAGCACTAGGGTAGGTGGTATAGCTCCTGCTCTCGTAGGGTCTTTCCTAGCAACTCTCTTAGCAATAGTCATTTCAGTTCCTGTAGCTTTCTTTATAGCTTTCCTAGTGACTGAGTTTCCTAACACGATCTTCAGCAAGTCTTCTGAGGTATTCATAAGGTCTTTCTCGGGCATACCCTCAATCATAGTTTCTATGTTTGTCTACTCAGCAGTCGTCGTAAGGATGGGCACGCAATCCCTCCTCGCAGGGTCTATCGCGTTATCTATAGTTACTCTACCTTACGCTTACGTATACCTAACGTCTGCTCTAAGGTCGGTGCCTGAAACCATACGTGAGGCTGCTATGTCGTTAGGTATGAACAGGCTCAAGGCCTTGAGATATGTTTACGTGGGTGTCTCTAGAAGATATATACTTACAGGAATCCTGGTATCTTACGTGAGAGCGTTCGGAGATACTGCACCTTTGTTATTCACTATAGGTTTCCTAATGAACTCCGTATTCGCGGGTCTTCTGCAACCAAGCAATGCTCTACCAATTCTTATATTCGTGTATGCTCTCTCACCTTACGAGATCTTTCACAAGGTTGCTTGGGGGGCTACCCTACTCTTAATAATTATCTACTTAGTTCTCTTCCTCGTATCAAGGAGCCTACTTAGAGGTGTTAAGTTATGA
- the pstC gene encoding phosphate ABC transporter permease subunit PstC, with the protein MVTILSKSDKLVFYAFIPLVVSVLGLFIVMSLFITYQSAPSLIRFGVDLLSSTVWRPADDPELEKYGLLAPVVGSLYVSVLATLITFPLSVTLTFTITEILHKRLRDFLRSIVEIMGGLPTVVYGLWGSTVLAPYLRDFIMQPLYDHLGFIPIFSCKPVSGYSILTASLVLAIASTPYVTALLIEGYNMIPVKYKEGIICLGATKYETFKLLYGLLKPYVIASLLLSLSRALGETTIVALTVGNAMKLTLCLFDSTHTIPSLIASQFESARLYTYAMPTLFAGGLLLLLISLGASYVGIKKMYDWRSKIHV; encoded by the coding sequence ATAGTAACTATTTTATCTAAATCAGACAAACTAGTTTTTTATGCTTTCATCCCGCTGGTAGTTAGTGTCTTAGGTCTTTTCATAGTGATGAGTCTCTTCATTACTTATCAGTCAGCACCTTCTCTCATCCGTTTTGGCGTGGACTTACTATCTTCTACTGTGTGGAGACCGGCAGATGATCCCGAGCTAGAGAAATATGGTTTGTTAGCTCCTGTTGTCGGTTCCCTATATGTTTCCGTGCTAGCCACTTTAATTACTTTCCCGTTATCAGTAACTCTCACGTTTACTATTACTGAGATACTTCATAAGCGTTTACGGGATTTCCTACGAAGTATTGTGGAGATTATGGGGGGTCTGCCCACAGTAGTGTATGGTTTATGGGGCTCCACGGTACTAGCTCCCTACCTGAGAGATTTCATTATGCAGCCTTTATATGATCATCTGGGATTCATACCTATATTTTCTTGTAAGCCTGTATCAGGCTACTCTATACTGACTGCTAGTCTAGTTCTAGCTATTGCTTCAACTCCGTACGTCACGGCACTCCTTATAGAAGGATACAACATGATACCTGTTAAGTACAAGGAAGGAATAATCTGCTTAGGAGCTACTAAATACGAGACTTTTAAGCTACTGTACGGTCTCCTAAAACCTTACGTGATAGCGTCTCTCCTGTTGAGCCTTAGTAGAGCCTTAGGCGAGACGACTATAGTAGCTCTGACCGTAGGGAATGCAATGAAACTTACCTTATGCCTATTCGACTCGACGCACACAATACCTTCCTTAATTGCTAGTCAGTTCGAGAGTGCTAGACTCTACACTTACGCTATGCCGACATTATTCGCTGGGGGACTCCTACTACTCTTGATTAGTTTGGGAGCTAGCTACGTCGGGATCAAGAAGATGTATGATTGGAGGAGTAAGATACATGTCTAG